In a genomic window of Telopea speciosissima isolate NSW1024214 ecotype Mountain lineage chromosome 5, Tspe_v1, whole genome shotgun sequence:
- the LOC122661849 gene encoding UDP-glycosyltransferase 88F5-like, which yields MSEEQLTKFEFGLERSGKRFLWVVRPPAGKDGAFFTALGGGTDGNDELSRYLPDEFLIRTQEVGLVVPMWAPQVEVLSHPSIGGFLRITLWVELDAGKHSERSADDRVAAVRGAEDECSDGGGGSRGGGEDEGLANEEGGEKRRDREAGEIGDGKEGGRGSSTEKKNERSEGEWVESGRGGWVSSGLALSCCAAVEDWLC from the coding sequence ATGTCGGAGGAGCAACTCACTAAGTTTGAATTCGGGTTGGAGCGGAGTGGGAAACGATTTCTTTGGGTGGTGCGTCCGCCGGCAGGGAAGGATGGGGCTTTCTTCACCGCATTGGGTGGGGGCACAGACGGAAACGATGAGCTGTCAAGGTACCTGCCGGACGAGTTCTTGATCCGGACTCAAGAAGTTGGGCTGGTAGTCCCCatgtgggccccgcaggtggaGGTATTGAGCCATCCATCGATTGGAGGGTTCTTAAGAATCACATTGTGGGTGGAACTCGACGCTGGAAAGCATAGTGAACGGAGTGCCGATGATCGCGTGGCCGCTGTACGCGGAGCAGAGGATGAATGCAGCGATGGTGGCGGAGGAAGTAGGGGTGGGGGTGAAGACGAAGGACTTGCCAACGAAGAGGGtggtgagaagagaagagatagagaagCTGGTGAGATTGGTGATggaaaagaagggggaaggggaagcaGTActgagaagaaaaatgaaagaagtGAAGGAGAGTGGGTTGAGAGCGGTCGGGGAGGGTGGGTCTCCTCGGGATTGGCTCTCTCATGTTGCGCAGCAGTGGAAGATTGGTTATGCTAA